Proteins from one Ketobacter alkanivorans genomic window:
- a CDS encoding autotransporter outer membrane beta-barrel domain-containing protein, whose protein sequence is MHFSRTILNPVELSIILLGSLLSQLAWSNQNQIGFESVIDDVCQEISQSEGGDYDFETFADACFSETSDDPSYQEAQAQITPDEEPALHTSLVQISSDQISNIGNHLSGRRQQQHANNESTALLSPELEAYYGGMASSELFSAGKLSAFLSGSMVDGSQDDTDYEMGYDLTTEHYTVGLDWQLNAQWLVGIAYGHTETELKYNTYNDQTDNSSDHILLYSSWYRENFAVDTTIGYSTGEFDSVRQLPGGEAVGNTDNSMYYISVAGSFDFNQGGWSYGPLSGLDYLDGQIDAFSEQSDTPWHASFDTQDVKSMIFTMGGQTSYAKSFSWGVLVPHAKAIWRTELEDDRDLIVGRFVESPQDQFSITPDDPDTSWYEVSVGLSAVMPHGISAFINYEEVLSYDDTDLSTISAGARLEF, encoded by the coding sequence GTGTTATCGACGACGTTTGCCAGGAAATCAGCCAAAGCGAAGGCGGTGATTACGACTTTGAAACTTTCGCCGACGCATGCTTCTCTGAAACCAGTGACGATCCTTCATATCAAGAAGCTCAGGCTCAGATTACTCCCGATGAAGAACCTGCGCTGCACACCTCGCTAGTTCAAATCAGCAGTGACCAGATCAGCAATATCGGCAACCACCTTAGCGGTCGACGTCAGCAGCAACATGCCAATAACGAAAGCACCGCGCTGTTGAGCCCAGAGCTTGAAGCCTATTACGGCGGAATGGCCAGTAGCGAGCTTTTTTCTGCAGGTAAACTAAGTGCCTTTTTAAGCGGCTCTATGGTAGATGGCTCTCAAGACGATACCGATTACGAAATGGGGTATGACCTAACAACAGAACATTACACCGTAGGCTTGGACTGGCAACTCAACGCGCAATGGTTAGTCGGTATCGCGTACGGCCACACTGAAACTGAATTAAAGTACAACACTTACAACGACCAAACCGATAACTCTTCCGATCACATTCTTCTGTACAGCAGCTGGTATCGCGAAAATTTTGCGGTGGATACCACGATCGGTTACTCCACTGGAGAATTTGATAGTGTGCGTCAACTCCCCGGTGGTGAAGCCGTTGGGAATACCGACAACTCCATGTACTACATTAGCGTCGCAGGGTCATTCGATTTCAACCAAGGTGGCTGGAGCTATGGCCCCCTGTCAGGCCTTGACTATCTGGACGGCCAGATCGATGCTTTCAGTGAACAAAGCGACACACCTTGGCACGCATCATTCGACACTCAAGATGTAAAATCGATGATTTTCACCATGGGCGGCCAAACATCCTACGCCAAAAGCTTTAGCTGGGGCGTTCTGGTTCCCCACGCAAAAGCGATCTGGCGAACCGAACTGGAAGACGACAGAGACCTTATCGTCGGTCGATTTGTTGAAAGCCCACAAGATCAGTTCTCTATCACCCCTGATGACCCGGACACCTCCTGGTACGAAGTCAGCGTTGGCCTGTCTGCAGTGATGCCACACGGCATTTCAGCCTTCATCAACTATGAAGAAGTACTTAGCTACGACGACACCGACCTCAGCACTATTTCCGCTGGAGCCCGCCTGGAGTTCTAA